TTAAACATATGGATTGGATCATAAGCTCAAAAATGGGGAAGCCCTATGTAAAGGTATTTCATCAGCCAAGAGAGCTGAATGTTTCTATCGTCCCTATCTTGTCCGGATCGGTTCATTTTGGAACGAAATTTTTAAAACATCAGCTGATCAATGAAGTCTGTGCCCTCATTGCTTACAGCTGTGTCAGACAGAATGACCCTTTTGAGAGTTTCATCTGCAATGATGATGTGGTACTGAACACAAAAAAAACAAAACAGCTCTTTGGAGTGAGAACCTTGGCAGAAAAAATTGCCAACTATGATGTGCTCGAAAAAAATGTTGACTGGAAACTCATTTCGAAAAAACTCTTTACACAGCTGAGGCAAAGATCTCTTGTCTTTTTGATCGGAGACTTTTTTGACACGAAAGAGCTGGACCTAAGAGCCTTTTCGATGAAGCATGAGGTAGTTGTGATCATTGTTCGAGACAGATTTGAAGAAGCGCCTGCACTGCTTGGAGATATCAATATAACAGATCCTTCTACAGGGCAAAGTGCTTTACTAAACCTCAATGAAAAAGCTGTAAAGAGTATTCAGGCAAAGGTCTTTGAAGAGGATCAACTTCTGTATCAAAAACTGAAAAAGTCGGGGATCAGATTTATCAAGATCTATACAGATGAAAATCCGGCAGAAAAAATCCTGGATGTAATGAACCGCCAATGACAAATCTCGTAATTCATGATATCTTTCCTCCTGTAGATGTTCCTGACAACTCTGCATATATATTTTTTTCACTTCTGTTCGCAGGTGTTTTAAGTACAAGTTTTGTTGTATACGTCCTGTATAAAAAGTTTAAGGTACACAAAAATCGAAGAGTAAAGAAATATATAGAAATACTGCACAATTGTGATTTTAAAAATGTAAAACAGAGTGCTTACCAGATAAGCTATTACGGTCATCTCCTGGCCAAAACAGATCAAGAAAAAGCTGCACTAAAAGAGATTGTCTCGGAGCTTTCACTGCATCAATACAAAAAAGAAATGCCTGAAATTTCAGAAGAAGTGATAGAGCAGTTTCAGCTATTTTTAATAACGGTAGAGCATAGGTATGTTTGAGCATTTTTCTTTTGAGCACCCCTATTTTTTACTGTTGATATTACTGTTTATTATCGCGTCCAGATATTTTAATCCTGTGCCTACATCATATTATATGCCACACTTCTCTCAGATCTTACCTCACGCATCCACAAAGAAGTACTTGAAGCGTATCTTGAAGTGGGTCATACTGATCTTTGCGATCATAGCCCTCAGCACGCCCGTCATCAACAGGGGTACGAAGAGCATCAAAGAAGAGGGTATCGATATCGTTTTAAGCCTTGATACAAGCGGTTCCATGAGCCTCATCGGTTTAAATGAGCAAAACTATGAACAAAACAGATGGGAAGTTGTTAGCGAGGTTGTGAAAGATTTTATCTCTACACGAGAGAATGACAGGATCGGACTCGTTGTTTTTGGTGATACAACCACCGTAGCCTCTCCCTTAAGCTATGACAGTGAAGCCCAGATGCATATCATAGAAGAGACCGATATCGGGGTAGTTGGTAAAAGTACGGCATTGATCGACAGTATCGTCACCTCTATAAGCCTTTTAAAAAAGAGTCAAAGCAGATCTAAAGTGGTCATACTTTTGAGTGATGGGGATGATACGGCAAGTCAAGTGCCTCTGTCTGTAGCGCTGAAACTAGCGAAAAAATATCAGATCAAGATATACACGGTCTCCATCGGTGAAAGCAACAATAATATGCTTCAAGTCATTTCAAATGAAAATGGAGCCCAAAGCTTTGTAGCGACCAATAAAGAAGATCTGGCCCAGGTTTATGAAACGATCAACTCGCTTGAGCGCAGCAATACGGAACATAGTAAGGTGAAGATCGTCGAGCACCTCTATTTTTATTTTTTAGGTGTTTCACTGGTTTCTGGACTGCTGCTTTTACTCTTTGTACGAAAAAGTGAGGAGTTTTAAATGTTTTTTTTATATGAACATATGCTTTATGCCTTACTTCTTCCACTGCTCTTTTTGATCTTCTCCTTTAAGCATTGTCAAAACAGTATGCAAAAGCTCTTTTCAAAACCTGTTTTAGATCAAT
The sequence above is drawn from the Sulfurovum sp. TSL1 genome and encodes:
- a CDS encoding DUF58 domain-containing protein, which codes for MLTKLLSSNKQLALMLIKAQKEVFSKIVGENNSRHQGAGYDFVELREYESGDDIKHMDWIISSKMGKPYVKVFHQPRELNVSIVPILSGSVHFGTKFLKHQLINEVCALIAYSCVRQNDPFESFICNDDVVLNTKKTKQLFGVRTLAEKIANYDVLEKNVDWKLISKKLFTQLRQRSLVFLIGDFFDTKELDLRAFSMKHEVVVIIVRDRFEEAPALLGDINITDPSTGQSALLNLNEKAVKSIQAKVFEEDQLLYQKLKKSGIRFIKIYTDENPAEKILDVMNRQ
- a CDS encoding VWA domain-containing protein, with the translated sequence MPHFSQILPHASTKKYLKRILKWVILIFAIIALSTPVINRGTKSIKEEGIDIVLSLDTSGSMSLIGLNEQNYEQNRWEVVSEVVKDFISTRENDRIGLVVFGDTTTVASPLSYDSEAQMHIIEETDIGVVGKSTALIDSIVTSISLLKKSQSRSKVVILLSDGDDTASQVPLSVALKLAKKYQIKIYTVSIGESNNNMLQVISNENGAQSFVATNKEDLAQVYETINSLERSNTEHSKVKIVEHLYFYFLGVSLVSGLLLLLFVRKSEEF